The window AACTCTTGCAAAGTTTCTTGTGTTCTGAAAGTTCCAAACCACCCAGCATTTTACGCCTCTTGGAGAATCCCTGGTTGGTCCGAACCCGTGATCGCCCTCCAACAAGTTTACAAGTTATTATTGCAGCCGAGAGGGGCACACTCAATGAGAGTTCGTAGGATTATGGTCGCAAGCCTGATCGATCAGTCTATCATGATGATCAGCTCATATGTTTGCACCAATTGCCACATCATGTACCTCTTCTtgaatttttcaaattttgttctggCATCTTTCTTGGTCCATAACCATAATACATATCTTGaactttttttttttgaaaaaagagGATGTATCCCTGGCCTCTGCATCCAGCGATGCACACCGGTTGGTTAAGCTTATGACCAGTGAACTCTTTCAACTTTTATTTCTTATTTTTGAAGCTTCAGTTCTCCGGGTAATCGGGATAATTTGCTCAACTGTTTCATGAAGgagtgccatactaggtttcgaatGGTATACCTGTTTTTCACTGCAAGTGTGAGACGAAAGAACACTGAACTGATGCGGTTGCTCACACAGATGGACTCTCTGTCAGTAGTTGATTGCTTCTTCTGTAGCTGCAACAGATCCAAACATGCATTGTCCAACATGTACTACGTTCTTTTTATCCCTTTATTTATTACTCCACTGACAGCAGGCGACAAAAAAGTGTGGTGCCAACCGACTCTGCTACAAGTAGCTCTTGTTGGACCCACTTGTCACTCTCAGCTGCTGAGCTCCTCGTGGCAGCCATGGCTGTCAGTGATGTCCGGTTTGGGCGGGTAAACATTTTATTTTTACGAACTAAAGTCCTGCTTCCCTTAGCAACAGGTGGGCTGAAAAGGTTCCATAAAGATTACTcctattacttgtcgctcaaacggatgtatctagacatatttcAGTCCTAGAGAATTCGTTTGAACAACAAGTAAAATGGATTGAAGGGAGTACATCCCAAGCTTTACAAAAGGTAAAATAAAAAAGGCACCCTTTAGTGTGAGAGTTGGTCTTGACAAATGTTCTAACCCAGATGCTTGGTCTTAACAAATGTTCTCTCTCCTTTTATGTCAGGGCGCTAATTTCGAAAAATATCAACGACACAATAAATGCACACAACCACCAATAAACGGAGGGTCCAAATTGCAAGTGCAATAAGCAAAAGTGTTTGACAGAACTCAAACATGTTTCTAGCCTACGGTCTCTCATTATTCATCTGCCAGTACTATATTGTTTTGGCCATCACAGCTTGGATAATCTGCCGGAGGCGGGGGAAGAGTCGTCTCGGATGTCGGTCCATTCTCCACCACGAGTGCTAAAGCCATTCTCGACGATATGTGCTTTTCCATATGGCAGTGCACGAACCACACCCCTGTTAAAACTCACAGCTTTTAATGTGTTGAAAGCTAGATAAATACTAAGCAATGCATAAATATATACATATGTGTATGGGTACATGCATACGTACCAGGATTACTTGCGATGAATCGGATGGCAGTCCACCCCAGGGGCGGCGCTAGGGGTATTCTTGGTTCTTCATGTGAATACCCATGATTTTTACAAAACAGTGACAATTTTTGAAAAACAGCAATGATTTTACAAAATGAATACACATGAATACCCGGTTGCAAATTCCTGGAGCTGCCACTGGTCCACCCGTAAATCGGGGCAAGGGCGGTGTTCTTCATGGGTGGATCCACCAAGTCGTATGCCTGCACATCCTTCACTGTGTCGTACCTCCCTAGCCCCTGCCCGAGAATGAAGAAGTCGTGGCCGTGAAGGTGCATTGGGTTGCTGATACTGAAGAGACCCGACGAGTACGGGTTCTGGAACACGATTTCCACCGCGGTGTTTTACCGCACTGTCCTCACCGCCGTCCCCACCGACGTCAGGCTGTAACCAAACTCTGAGCTCGGTGGCCATCTTGGGAACTCTTTTAGCATGCTGATTACGGTTGTGCTCATGCTGTTGTAGTAGTGTGCTTGGAGCAACGACGTCGTCATGGGGAGCTGGAATGAGATGTTCAACCTGGTCACCATGTAGTTGTCATGTGATCCATCATGTGAGCAGATATTACCCACGTCAACGCCGACGAACAGTTGCTCATCGACATTGGCTGGCACTTCCTGAGGTAGTAGACTGGTCAAGTTGCCACGGAAGTAGAAAGATGTGGTTGCATTGTGTTGATCGGGCATTTCAGGAGCCATTATCGGAGTATCATCAGTGGATCTGTTGCTTTGATAGTAGGATACAATCCCTCTTGACATTAACACCGGGATCTGGATGAAAGGCTTTGGTGATTGCATAGCTTGGGTGACCATGTAGTACCGACCAGGAGGTGCGTTGGCAACGAGCAAAGAGTCGACCGTCTCGCCTGACGCGATCACAATTGTATCAGTCATGTATGGCTTCACATAGTTGGCATCAATTGCGACCACCGTGAACTCATGCCCAGCGATCTTGAAGTTGTATTGTTCATGGAGTGCCGCATTTACTATGCGTAAGAGATATGTCTCTGCATGCTCAACATTAAGAACATAGTTGTCTTCAATGAACCCTGCATGCACACGAAATCAAAATTCAACAATAATAATGTCTTCACGATATTCTACTTACAGAAATGTTATCCTAGACTAAAATGTGGGTGCTACTTTTTTATAGTACTGAGAAATCACTGCTTTTTACTACATTTGTTCATTAATACATGGCATCGTAGAAAGGCTACTTTCAAAAATATACTCCCTATGTTGCATAATGTAGTTCATATAGATTTTGTAGAAAGTCAAACTTTACAAGCTTTGGCCAATTTTATGGAGAAGATTAGTTATATCTACAAGACCAAATATACTCAATATGAAAGTATGTCTTGTGATATATCTAATGGTATGTGTATTCTAGATGTATATGTTTTTCTATACAAACTTGATCAAAGTTTATAAAGGTTATAACTTTTTAAAAAATCTAAACGCACTACATTGTGGAATAGAGGGAGTAGAACTTTCACTAAAGATGTTTCTGGCAAATTTAGACTGGAAAAGTTGTGTTAGTGTCATTAAATTTGCATACAAATATTCTTCATAATATCAAATTGCAACTCTTTTACAGATTTATGTGAATCTTTTCGAACCATGCAGCTGATTATGAAGACATCCTTACAACGCCAAATATGGACAACCCAGACGACACCACGACCCTTATATCAGCAAAGATGGCACAATCCAAACCATACCACCTAGAGCTCAAACATAGAATACACGCATATGTTTACTAATAACTATCGTTAAGATTATAATGATACTTGTAATTACCAGAACAGTTACTAAGGTCTCCAAGCTTTCCATTGATCATAGTTGAACGAGGCCAATCGTCGTAGATTCTAGACTGGATTTTGGAATGCGTGTTTGCTTAAAATTGAATTACACTGGTAGGAGCTAGGACCCTACCGGGTCTAGGGCATAGGTTGTAGGGGAAGGAGGGGGCTGGGCGTGGTGTTGCTCGCGGTCGCCGGCGGCAGGGCGCCGTCGTGCGcgagagaggaggcggcggcgcaaggagctggaggcggctagggttagggtccGGCTCCTCTGGGAGCCGGGCAATAGATTTATTCTTATTGCTTAATTGTCATAGAGTCTTACAACTAGTATATATAACCACGATGGAAAATAAAATAGATAACTTGCGGGCTAAGCCCCCTAACTAAACCTGCCCAGTGGGCCTCCTACGGGCATAAGTCTGCCCGGTCATAACATCTCTCCCCGCCTgcacaaacagctcgtcctcgagctggAAGTCTGGGTAGTGCTGGCGGAACTCGTCGCGCTGCTCCCAAGTAGCGTCCTCCTCTGGAAGTCCAGCCCACTGAATCAACACATGCCACACCCCGCGACGTAGCTGGGCCTTCAGGACCTTCTCCGGTGCCGGGAGGAGACGCCCGTCGAAGGTCGGGGGAAGCGTTGGAGGAGCTGCAGGTGGCGCCCCACGGAAGGGCTTCAGCAGCCCCACATGGAAGACGTCGTGGATGCGGGCACCAGCCGGAAGCTGAAGACGGTATGCCACCTTCCCGATGCACTCCAAGACAGCAAAGGGCCCGGCGTAGCGAGGACCCAGCTTGCGCTTCGCGCGTGGGTCCATTACCTGCGTAGAGCGATGAAGGAGACGCAACCAAACCCAGTCACCCACCGCGAACTCCGCCTCGCGATGGTGGTCGTCGTAGTAGTGCTTGGCCAGCTGCTGGGCCTGAAGGAGACGTTGCCGGACCTCGGCCAGCATCTCGTCATGGCGCCGCATAAGATCACCGGCCACCTCCGTCCGAGCCGTCGCCGGATCAACCGGCAGTATGGGCGGGGGCGGCCGGCCATGGACCACCTCAAATGGAGTGGCGCGCAGGGCGGAGTGATAGGAGGTGTTGTAGCAGCACTCCGCCCACGAGAGCCAATCCACCCAAGCGCGAGGACGATCACCTGTGACACAACGCAAATACATGGCAATCACCTTGTTGACAACCTCGGATTGGCTGTCCGTCTGAGGATGGAAGGTTGTGCTCAGGCGGAGCTTCACGCCCGCCAACCGAAAGAGATCGCCAGACATGGCCCGTGAACACCAGGTCCCGATCGCTGACGATCGAAGAGGGAAACCCGTGGAGGCGGACGATACCGTCGAAGAAGGCACGGGCCACAGATGCAGCAGTGTAAGGATGACCGAGCGCGATGAAGTGAGCATACTTGGAGAAGCGGTCGACCACCGTGAGAATGACCGATTTGCCGCCCACCTTGGGTAGGCCCTCAATGAAGTCCATGGAGATATCCGCCCAGAGCTGAGACGACACCTCCAAGGGCTGGAGCAGACCAGCCGGCCGGAGCGTCTCCGTCTTATTGCGCTGGCACGTCACACAAGACCGGACCTCGTCGCGGACCAGGGCCCGATCACCTGGGATGTAGAAGTCGGCACGGAGATGATGGAGGGTTTTCTGCACACCCTCATGGTCTGCCGAGTGGGCCAGCAGCAGCACCTGGTGACGGAGATCGTCGTGCGCCGGCACGAAGACCCGGCGCCCATGAAGGAGCAACCCATCGGCAAGGCGCCATGGCTCCTCCAGCTCACCCGCAGCCAGCTGCTGCTGAAGGAGGAGTGCGTCTGGCGCGGCCACCATCGCCCCGCGGATGTCGTCGAAGAGGGCGAAGGTAGGCCCCGAGCGAATGCAGAGTGCCACCCCCTCGGCCcagactccggaattggctaaatgccaatacaacccgagttagtttccatataagtgattcaagattaaaaccttgatacacctttcggaagacttagagtctaacgaatatttatagaacttaaaactgatacggataaaatgttttatccataaagctcgacttgttgaaataacaagttcaagagttgactacgatgaggttgttttcatcgtagcgatgcttaaagtcggttcgggttgaactagcaattaatacatatttcaatcatgagatatgaaacatggatgataaaaggattttcatctgatggaaatgaaagctaggacttgtatatgatacagtccaaagtaatttgtcgatccagaggatgctagtaggtatgcaaacttcagagttccagcaatggacagaagagagcaaaatggagttggaatcttcgtgttttgatgaaatggtcaaaggggttttgacttcatcaatgggtaacgaagatgcttgtaattcaagaaagtaagtgggagcgtaataatatttctaaaaacctgatgtgcttggcacattggtaattggaaataaatttcttgacacaaattaggacttcatttgaaaatagtttttcgatgaagtgcttagcctaatagcctcaatattaggcatgatgatctatggagacagatttacctaatggggctaagcaatgaatacatattgacaagatgctaaaaccttttagcatttaaaacgccaaggagtgattcttgccaaagtcacatggaaagagtttttgcaagactcggtgtcccaaaacactgatgagtaaaatacatgatgcagattccacacacttttgtgtttggattaatcatgtattccatggtatctAAAACAaacagatatgtccgatactcccaaggtgttgcgagtatggataccaaagtgatcaaattacggatcatgggacaacagtgaaagatgtcacagagtactagagtaagtactgatggcatggttttctcgcaagcagagatgatgaagagttcgttgtaaaatgttacatcgatacagtcttcatcttttctccatgcgattttcgatttaaattaagggttttgtgtaacacacaatgtggtggcacagttagttggaatttgttcaaactagttactgtggcgaattctataacaagggctaagtatgttgacgctttagaagcgacaaagaagatgttgaatcatatagttcattcatgaacttagtatagttccaagatggcttttgacaatgggacactactgcaggtagttgctccataactcagtctgaggaatccaggttcgacctgtgattcacatacatacaaaggcaagtccacacaaaatatgaattttgtggaaacgtgaaaacgcgaggacatgcaaagatacacacggaactgaagtcgtcagatccgttggacatcaggctataccacaagcgaagcatatttacaccggtgtgccacaggtgtgaagtgcattagcataagctagattattgtctctagtgcaagtgggagtctgtaggagatatgccctagaggcaataataaatgttattgattatctccctgttcataattatgtttatgttccatgctataactgctgtggttcccgagcccgtatatccataaaggctctggggagaacccatatgcacgtgtggaataataaacggtaaaatgtattcctagtcgtgcctctaagactagctcaagtgttgcatgatgattatgttttcccaatcatgggcatgtctatgccaagaaactttgagggcacaatgtcaggaaggacatttgtgttgaatcgacccgaattgatgttatgctatgagatacattcgtcacaagttaatggtttataacacagagatagttaatgtttgcataattccttagaccatgagagtatcgagtttcttcatgcttgcttcatgaactttggggtttgttaaacgtcatccgtaactggatggctattacggcggcttacgggttcatgggaaagtatgttaagtgacttgatagctcgagattgggatttgctcctccgacgatggagagatatactcgggcccactcggtgttacggtgtccatcatcgtctggccagacactttgtgatttgatcacggggatgccggaacacgaaacgagaaaagagaacaaaaccggtaacgacgtaacttgcatagtggagaaagtgttggcccacggggatgcaataaatctcacctcaggtgtttgtgatatatcgtgaagcaacaggaatagctcacctcaactggaggttcactcgaatattcattcgtgtgggtatagggatcaatatgggtgtccacggctccgatgttgatcattgatcggaaggggttccaggtcatgtctatacttcaccgaacctatagggtcacacgcttaagggtcatctatctgctgaatactagacagggagtctgagagaaaatcaccgaaaaagtttcggacaccgaaaagtttcggacagcggaatcgtaccgcagagagaggtcaccggatgagtttcggtgaaaccaaAAAAGTTGTTTctgggtatgccattaagtcaaaatggtttcggcacatgcctgataattcttggagggtgccagaatcattctggaaactttttggaattttcagaaataaaaaccgaaaatgtttcggagctgccggtaccgctttggctgtttttcgcagatgaaattcactaatctgaaattgtttcagaacgaatccaaaatcgttttagtgggtactggaattattctaagacccacagaattattttcggatttagtggacgcgaaaaattgtcttcatgaatattgaaaacgcattcttgtttgcttttcgcagatgaaaatcactgaactgaaattgtttcggaacgcattgaaaattattttagtggctactggaaatgttctgagcccacataaatattttcagtttgaacggacgctgaaaaatgtcgtcatgaatagtgaaagtgctttttgcttttcttcttggagaagccaccttgagggccttttcggtatttccccccttggcttcttggagaagccacccttgggcttggcctataaataggggtggagggggctgcctaaaggatcatcccttctcacatacaagtgccatgcatgatctggcttctctctccctcccagcgaaatagtttcatagagccgaaaggctgtctgggttccggtgggaactagttctggacggcgaagccctgccggatagatgacacagtatgtgtgcaactctgtagagagatcgtagtttcggtcttatttcgtgagtgcctcccgaagggctgtccgtgtgaccgtccgagtttcgaaggtcctcccgaagggctgtccgagtgaccgttcgagtttcgaaggtcctcccgaagggctgtccgcgacaccgtccggggggctgttcgaccgcctcccggagggctgtctgagaagcagatgagggtatacatcctcgcggttgggaggttgtaaatcctagctgcggggatctgcaccgccgatcgtcatcgactctacttcctgctgcactacgagtcggtaacgaaaaagatcaaaccttgtatgcagtctccatagtggtcctgggctggtgcgtaggtcggaaattttttgttttctgctgcgttcccctacatgGCCAAGGTAGGCGATGGAAGGCGTCCCGAACGAGCACTTCGAGCGCTTAATAAGATGAAGATGAAGCACTCGAAGCTCATTGAAGACGGTGGCGACGTGTTGAAGATGCTCCGCCCATGAGGCGCTGTAGATAAGAATATCATCAAAGAAAATGAGCACAAACCGGCGCAAGTAGGGGTAGAGGACGTCGTTCATCAGACCCTGAAAAGTCGCTGGTGCATTGGAGAGACCAAACGGCATGACCAAGAACTCGAAGTGGCCATGATGAGTCCGAAACGCCgtcttggagatatcatccaggTGCATGCGCACCTGGTGGTAACCCGACCGGAGATCGAGTTTGGTGAAGAAGCGCGCCCCATGTAGCTCatccaggagctcatcaaccACCGGGATAGGAAACTTGTCCTTAAGTGTGAGGGCATTAAGGGCGCGGTAGTCGATGCAGAAGCGCCACGTGCCATCCGACTTGCGAACGAGGAGGACTGGCGCGGAGAACGGCGATGTGCAGATCCGGATGATGCCCGCGGCGAGCATGAGTGCACATTGGCGCTCCAGCTCGTCCTTCTGCAGCTGCGGATAGCGGTATGGCCGGACCGCCACCGGCGCCGAGCCTGGCAGGAGATGAATACAATGATCGTACACCGAGGCTGGCGGAAGACCCCGCGACTCATCGAAGAGGTTGTCGTGCTACTGCAGGAGGTGCTCCAATAGAGGGTGCTCGGCCTCGGTCGCGGCCCTCGCCAGCTGGAGCCGGGGCGTCAACGGTGAGGCGTCCCCAACGCCCTTCCACTGGACGTGGCGGTCGAGACGCCAGAAAGCCATGGTCAGGGCGTCGAAGTCCCAGAGGATGGGACGGAGGGTCCGCAGGAAGTCGACCCCAAGTATGAAGTCGAAGCAGTCCAAGTCGATCCCCGCGCATGTGATGGTGAAGTGCTCGTCGCCGATGGAGATGGGCACGTTCCGCGCGAGCCCATGACACCGAAGACGATCGCCATTGGACACCGTGACCCGAAGTTGCTCCCCGCCCGTCGGCTGCAGCGCTAAGCGGCGCATGGTAGCCTCGGGCTGGAAGTTATGTGTGGAGCCCGTATCCAAAAGGGCCACCAGGCGCTCACTGTGTATCATTACGGGCAAGATCATGGTCCGCTCATCGCGGATGCCGGCAAGCGCATGGAGCGAGACCACAAGGGCCATCATCGGGGCGGCCGCGGATGCGGCATCGGCAGCCGCTGGGGGCGGCAGCGCGTCAAACCCGTCGGCCGGGGCGTCCTCCTCGGTGTAGTCGACCGTCTCCAGGTAGAAGAGGCGCGGGCAGACATGGCCCGACGCGTAGGGCTCATCGCAGTTAAAGCAAAGCCCCAGGCGCCGACGCTCCAGCTGCTCCGCCTGAGAGAGACGACGGAAGGGCCACGTCGCGGCCGGGGTGGTGGTCACTGGAGCGGCTGGGGGTGGCCGACCCGTCGCGGGGGACTGCCTGGCGGCCTCCTCGAGCTGGGCCCGCCAGCTGCATGGCCTAGGCGCGGCAGTCGAAGGCGCGGGCGTAATACATGGCCGTCTGGAGATCCTGGGGTCCTCGAAGCTCCACGTCCACGCGGATGTGATTCGGAAGCCCACCGACGAAGAGGTCGGCCCGCTACTGCGCCGTCACGCCCGACGTGTGGCAAGCCAGGGCTTGGAAACGGTCGGCGAAGTCCTGAACCGTGGAGGTGAAGGGAAGGCGACCGAGCTCTGCCAGGTGGCTCCCGCGGATCGGTGGCCCAAAACGAAGGAGGCAGAGCTCGCGGAAGCGCTCCCAAGGGGCATGCTgccctcgtcctgctcgagggCGTAGTACCAGGTCTGTGTCGCGCCACAGAGATGGTAGGAGGCGAGCCAGGTACGCTCCGAGGCGAGGGTGCGCTGCCCGCGAAAGAACTGCTCGCACTGGTTGAGCCAGTTGAGGGGGTCCTCCGTGCCATCATAGGTGGCGAAGTCCAGCTTGGCAAACCGCGGCGGTGTCTGAGTCGGAGCGCTGTGGCCGACTGGCTCGGAGGTGCGAAGCAGCGAGGATTGGGGCGCCCGGTCAGCATGGCCGTGGCCCGTGGAGTGCCCCGCCGAGCCGGAGGGATCGCCGAACAGCAGAGTGGGCGCCGGCAGGTCTCCCGCCGACGTGTAGACGGGTGGCGACGATGATCCGATCAGCCAGGCCGGTATTGGGGACGGCGACGGCGGGAAGCGCATTTGCTGGATTGGTACGCCTCCCTGCGTGGGTGACCCAGGCCCCGTGCTGGGCGGTGACGGGGCCGGCAGCTGCGGCTGCGGCGGCACAGACCCGGGTGGCGTGGGGGGCGCAGCGAGGGCCGGGGCCGGCCACTGGGGCCATTGAGGGAGGGCAGCGGGCGGCGGTGGGGCCGGCAGCTGGGGCGGCGGCTACCCGGACCCGGGAGGCGTCGGAGGCGCGGTGATCGCCGGGGCCGGCCACTGCGGCTAGTAGGGGGCGGCTGACCGGGCCAGTGATGGTGTAGAGGCCCGATCG is drawn from Aegilops tauschii subsp. strangulata cultivar AL8/78 chromosome 1, Aet v6.0, whole genome shotgun sequence and contains these coding sequences:
- the LOC141039724 gene encoding laccase-15-like; its protein translation is MINGKLGDLSNCSGFIEDNYVLNVEHAETYLLRIVNAALHEQYNFKIAGHEFTVVAIDANYVKPYMTDTIVIASGETVDSLLVANAPPGRYYMVTQAMQSPKPFIQIPVLMSRGIVSYYQSNRSTDDTPIMAPEMPDQHNATTSFYFRGNLTSLLPQEVPANVDEQLFVGVDVGNICSHDGSHDNYMVTRLNISFQLPMTTSLLQAHYYNSMSTTVISMLKEFPRWPPSSEFGYSLTSVGTANPYSSGLFSISNPMHLHGHDFFILGQGLGRYDTVKDVQAYDLVDPPMKNTALAPIYGWTSGSSRNLQPGIHVYSFCKIIAVFQKLSLFCKNHGYSHEEPRIPLAPPLGWTAIRFIASNPAFNTLKAVSFNRGVVRALPYGKAHIVENGFSTRGGEWTDIRDDSSPASGRLSKL